A single window of Triplophysa rosa linkage group LG20, Trosa_1v2, whole genome shotgun sequence DNA harbors:
- the LOC130571596 gene encoding retinoic acid receptor gamma-A-like isoform X4 → MVPSSPSPPPPPRIYKPCFVCQDKSSGYHYGVSSCEGCKGFFRRSIQKNMVYTCHRDKNCQINKVTRNRCQYCRLQKCFEVGMSKEAVRNDRNKKKIVIKEEVLQPESYELSGELEELVNKVSKAHRETFPSLGQLGKYTTNSSADHRVQLDLGLWDKFSELSTKCIIKIVEFAKRLPGFTSLTIADQITLLKSACLDILMLRICTRYTPEQDTMTFSDGLTLNRTQMHNAGFGPLTDLVFAFAGQLLPLEMDDTETGLLSAICLICADRMDLEEPHRVDQLQEPLLEALKIYARRRRPNKPHMFPRMLMKVTDLRGISTKGAERAITLKMEIPGPMPPLIREMLENPEAFEESSDSGDNAAAAPLPPPAIQAIKRERDEDPVLEDEEDEEDECAEEGRERAGDSEDEELGLLQVDMGGPRKSLTGRAQ, encoded by the exons ATGGTGCCCAGCTCTCCCTCTCCACCACCACCTCCTCGTATCTATAAACCCTGCTTTGTGTGTCAGGATAAATCTTCTGGGTATCATTATGGAGTCAGCTCCTGTGAGGGGTGCAAG GGTTTCTTCCGACGCAGTATCCAGAAAAACATGGTGTACACATGCCACAGAGACAAAAACTGCCAGATCAACAAGGTGACTCGAAACCGTTGCCAGTACTGCCGGCTGCAGAAGTGCTTTGAGGTTGGCATGTCTAAAGAAG caGTGCGGAATGACAGAAATAAGAAAAAGATTGTCATAAAAGAGGAGGTGCTTCAACCAGAAAGCTATGAGCTGAGCGGAGAACTTGAGGAGCTGGTCAACAAAGTCAGCAAAGCACACCGTGAAACTTTCCCCTCGCTCGGTCAGCTCGGAAAATACACAACT AACTCCAGTGCGGATCATAGGGTTCAGCTAGATCTTGGATTATGGGATAAATTTAGTGAACTCTCCACCAAGTGCATTATAAAGATTGTGGAATTTGCAAAGCGTCTGCCTGGTTTTACCTCCCTTACCATTGCCGACCAAATTACATTGCTGAAGTCTGCCTGCCTTGATATATTG ATGCTGCGGATTTGCACCCGCTACACTCCCGAGCAGGACACCATGACCTTCTCGGATGGCCTGACCCTCAACCGGACACAGATGCATAATGCTGGTTTTGGCCCGCTCACTGACCTGGTGTTTGCTTTCGCTGGTCAGCTTCTACCTCTGGAGATGGACGATACAGAGACTGGACTCCTTAGCGCCATCTGCCTCATCTGTGCAG ACCGCATGGATCTGGAGGAACCTCATAGAGTTGACCAGCTGCAGGAGCCTCTGCTAGAGGCACTGAAGATCTACGCTCGCCGTCGACGGCCCAACAAACCTCACATGTTTCCACGGATGCTGATGAAGGTCACTGACCTACGCGGTATCAGCACTAAAG GGGCTGAGCGAGCCATCACACTCAAGATGGAGATCCCAGGCCCTATGCCTCCTCTGATACGAGAGATGCTGGAGAACCCAGAGGCCTTTGAGGAGAGCTCTGATTCTGGAGACAACGCCGCTGCCGCTCCCCTGCCACCCCCTGCTATTCAAGCCATCAAACGGGAGAGGGACGAGGATCCTGTTCTGGAGGATGAAGAGGATGAGGAGGATGAGTGTGCGGAGGAGGGACGGGAGAGAGCAGGAGACAGTGAGGATGAGGAATTGGGTCTGCTGCAGGTCGACATGGGTGGACCCAGAAAGAGTTTGACGGGAAGAGCTCAGTGA
- the LOC130571596 gene encoding retinoic acid receptor gamma-A-like isoform X3: MFDCVEALGVVAGPLFDVSAQSSCMLRKASSFFPGFLWSNSTCLQSVETQSTSSEEMVPSSPSPPPPPRIYKPCFVCQDKSSGYHYGVSSCEGCKGFFRRSIQKNMVYTCHRDKNCQINKVTRNRCQYCRLQKCFEVGMSKEAVRNDRNKKKIVIKEEVLQPESYELSGELEELVNKVSKAHRETFPSLGQLGKYTTNSSADHRVQLDLGLWDKFSELSTKCIIKIVEFAKRLPGFTSLTIADQITLLKSACLDILMLRICTRYTPEQDTMTFSDGLTLNRTQMHNAGFGPLTDLVFAFAGQLLPLEMDDTETGLLSAICLICADRMDLEEPHRVDQLQEPLLEALKIYARRRRPNKPHMFPRMLMKVTDLRGISTKGAERAITLKMEIPGPMPPLIREMLENPEAFEESSDSGDNAAAAPLPPPAIQAIKRERDEDPVLEDEEDEEDECAEEGRERAGDSEDEELGLLQVDMGGPRKSLTGRAQ; encoded by the exons ATGTTTGACTGTGTGGAGGCTCTCGGTGTCGTGGCTGGACCCCTGTTTGACGTGTCGGCTCAGAGTTCCTGTATGCTCAGGAAAGCAAGCTCTTTCTTTCCTGGCTTCTTGTGGAGCAACAGCACATGCCTGCAGT CGGTGGAGACCCAGAGCACAAGCTCAGAGGAGATGGTGCCCAGCTCTCCCTCTCCACCACCACCTCCTCGTATCTATAAACCCTGCTTTGTGTGTCAGGATAAATCTTCTGGGTATCATTATGGAGTCAGCTCCTGTGAGGGGTGCAAG GGTTTCTTCCGACGCAGTATCCAGAAAAACATGGTGTACACATGCCACAGAGACAAAAACTGCCAGATCAACAAGGTGACTCGAAACCGTTGCCAGTACTGCCGGCTGCAGAAGTGCTTTGAGGTTGGCATGTCTAAAGAAG caGTGCGGAATGACAGAAATAAGAAAAAGATTGTCATAAAAGAGGAGGTGCTTCAACCAGAAAGCTATGAGCTGAGCGGAGAACTTGAGGAGCTGGTCAACAAAGTCAGCAAAGCACACCGTGAAACTTTCCCCTCGCTCGGTCAGCTCGGAAAATACACAACT AACTCCAGTGCGGATCATAGGGTTCAGCTAGATCTTGGATTATGGGATAAATTTAGTGAACTCTCCACCAAGTGCATTATAAAGATTGTGGAATTTGCAAAGCGTCTGCCTGGTTTTACCTCCCTTACCATTGCCGACCAAATTACATTGCTGAAGTCTGCCTGCCTTGATATATTG ATGCTGCGGATTTGCACCCGCTACACTCCCGAGCAGGACACCATGACCTTCTCGGATGGCCTGACCCTCAACCGGACACAGATGCATAATGCTGGTTTTGGCCCGCTCACTGACCTGGTGTTTGCTTTCGCTGGTCAGCTTCTACCTCTGGAGATGGACGATACAGAGACTGGACTCCTTAGCGCCATCTGCCTCATCTGTGCAG ACCGCATGGATCTGGAGGAACCTCATAGAGTTGACCAGCTGCAGGAGCCTCTGCTAGAGGCACTGAAGATCTACGCTCGCCGTCGACGGCCCAACAAACCTCACATGTTTCCACGGATGCTGATGAAGGTCACTGACCTACGCGGTATCAGCACTAAAG GGGCTGAGCGAGCCATCACACTCAAGATGGAGATCCCAGGCCCTATGCCTCCTCTGATACGAGAGATGCTGGAGAACCCAGAGGCCTTTGAGGAGAGCTCTGATTCTGGAGACAACGCCGCTGCCGCTCCCCTGCCACCCCCTGCTATTCAAGCCATCAAACGGGAGAGGGACGAGGATCCTGTTCTGGAGGATGAAGAGGATGAGGAGGATGAGTGTGCGGAGGAGGGACGGGAGAGAGCAGGAGACAGTGAGGATGAGGAATTGGGTCTGCTGCAGGTCGACATGGGTGGACCCAGAAAGAGTTTGACGGGAAGAGCTCAGTGA